A stretch of the Vigna radiata var. radiata cultivar VC1973A chromosome 9, Vradiata_ver6, whole genome shotgun sequence genome encodes the following:
- the LOC106774088 gene encoding uncharacterized protein LOC106774088 isoform X2, which translates to MGVSFKVSKTGTRFRPKSIPQPHEAASDNSKSQSGLVEAGENIAQIPQSSSSETLSLAEREASFTLNLFADGYSIGKPSENDAANQTKYQDFPKLLHPYDRSSESLFLAIESGHLPGDILDDIPAKYVDGALICEVHDYRRCSFEKGSSVSGEGSPIVSKVCLKMSLENIVKDIPSITDKSWTYGDLMEVESKILKSLQPRLHLDPIPKLDRLCESPLPAKLNLPRKRLRNMPEFAVTSTNKIHGKKVCIDRVQEASISRLGDLGNTSSNAIVQQTHENPSMQNLTPNVAMGLRPKNFIPDSSIPNFPMMSHQQRYAMAVGTTRSLQEQGPVPSINSSGASPSAQDVMISYADHANSSASLHGKRDQDGQASPLPNIAKRMRPTAAVVEAMQHQQIGSHVESLQGTDMNWQNTLQQQALARGIQYGSGGIQKFPQQVFEGGVNQEMGAVSFSSGQQGMRLVAKEEQFEIDKVDSAETNRNRSEMEMETNILDPQQLRLQQRLPQHAFMRPNFPQAAWNLGQHIEKDTKKDDQHQKRKSVQSPRLSTGALPHSPLSSKSGEFSNGAMGPSFGPSSMAAVGTVQKDKTAMVSVPTTVGTPSSDSTQRQQQQAQLAAKRKSNSLPKTPAMNGVGSPASVGTTSVPLNANSPSVVTSSLVDQGLQNMLERFSKIEMVTMRHQLNFKKNRVEDFQMKKQNAYVTTHIAPHIANSTNNEGVIDDSISLSKSLIGGSMNACKMRIITLCVPERVVQGNHVSLVPRLRTRMIIFEKSDGTVALYYGDVEDADYLAAEDYLLTLPNTHSADLLAQQFCSQMIREGYVKEDDRIQLKPNLANLPSGNQSTAPNNAVVEMQQYGESVPGQSSNEIAKPVSGNNASINLSQNLVTNPRMLPPGNPQALQISQGLLSGASMSSRPQQLDSQQTVQQQQQQMQQNQHTLIQQQNSQFQRSPMMLGTNQLSHLNPVGQNSNMPLGNHMLNKSSALQIQMFQQQQQQQQQQPQMQRKMMVGLGTNVGMGNLRNNLVGLAPMGNPMGMGGARGGIGGSGISGPMTSIAGMGNMGQNPMNLSQTSNITNSISQQFRSGSLNSTSAEILSKLRLVPTRSMMGSPQSNLAGISGARQMHPGPAGLSIMGRTNAMQRPMGPPKMMAGMNLYMNQQQQQQHQQPQQHQQSQQHQQQLQLQQQLQQQQQQETSSQLQAVVSPPQVGSPSMGVPPLNQQTQQQASPQQISQRTPMSPQISSGAIHAISAGNPEACPASPQLSSQTLGSVSSITNSPMDMQGVNKSNSVSNAQ; encoded by the exons ATGGGGGTCTCCTTCAAGGTCTCCAAGACCGGCACTAGGTTTCGCCCCAAGTCAATTCCCCAACCGCACGAAGCCGCATCGGACAATTCCAAGTCCCAG AGTGGTCTTGTTGAGGCTGGTGAAAACATTGCTCAGATTCCACAGTCATCTTCATCTGAAACTCTTTCATTAGCAG agaggGAAGCTTCTTTCACATTGAACCTGTTTGCAGATGGTTATTCTATTGGGAAACCTTCAGAG AATGATGCagcaaatcaaacaaaatatcaagATTTTCCAAAGTTGTTACATCCCTATGATAGGTCATCTGAAAGTCTTTTCTTG GCCATTGAGTCAGGTCACTTGCCTGGGGATATTCTTGATGATATACCTGCCAAATATGTTGATGGAGCACTAATATGTGAG GTGCATGATTATCGAAGATGCTCTTTTGAAAAAGGGAGTAGTGTGTCTGGAGAAGGTTCTCCTATTGTTAGCAAAGTATGCCTCAAGATGTCCCTAGAAAATATTGTTAAGGACATTCCATCAATTACTGACAAGTCTTGGACATATGGTGATCTGATG GAAGTTGAATCAAAGATACTCAAATCATTACAACCAAGACTTCATCTAGACCCTATTCCAAAGTTAGATCGGCTGTGTGAAAGTCCACTTCCTGCAAAG CTCAATTTGCCAAGAAAGCGATTGAGGAATATGCCAGAGTTTGCTGTTACTTCTACCAATAAAATTCATGGGAAGAAAGTATGCATAGATAGAGTGCAAGAAGCTTCAATTAGCAGGTTAGGCGATTTGGGAAACACATCTTCCAATGCTATTGTACAGCAGACCCATGAAAATCCATCCATGCAAAATCTTACTCCGAATGTTGCCATGGGCTTGAGACCTAAGAATTTTATACCTGATTCTTCCATCCCTAACTTTCCGATGATGTCCCATCAACAAAGATATGCAATGGCAGTTGGAACTACAAGAAGTTTGCAGGAGCAGGGACCCGTTCCTTCTATTAATTCATCCGGGGCTTCTCCTTCTGCACAAGATGTCATGATTTCATATGCTGATCATGCAAACTCAAGTGCTTCTCTTCATGGAAAAAGGGATCAAGATGGACAAGCATCACCTTTACCTAATATTGCAAAAAGAATGAGGCCTACGGCTGCTGTTGTTGAAGCAATGCAGCATCAGCAAATAGGTTCACATGTTGAATCTCTTCAAGGAACAGATATGAATTGGCAGAATACATTGCAACAACAAGCTTTGGCCAGAGGTATTCAGTATGGAAGTGGTGGCATTCAGAAGTTTCCTCAGCAGGTTTTTGAAGGGGGGGTGAACCAGGAGATGGGGGCAGTTTCCTTTTCTTCTGGTCAGCAGGGCATGAGATTGGTTGCAAAGGAAGAACAGTTTGAAATTGACAAAGTAGATAGTGCAGAGACAAACCGCAATAGGAGTGAGATGGAAATGGAAACAAACATATTAGATCCACAACAGTTACGGCTTCAGCAACGATTGCCACAGCATGCATTCATGAGACCCAATTTTCCGCAGGCAGCCTGGAACCTGGGTCAGCATATAGAGAAAGACACAAAAAAAGACGATCAGCATCAGAAAAGGAAATCAGTTCAGAGTCCTCGGTTATCGACTGGGGCATTACCTCACTCCCCATTATCTTCAAAATCAGGTGAATTTTCCAATGGTGCAATGGGACCAAGTTTTGGACCATCTTCAATGGCTGCTGTGGGAACAGTACAGAAAGACAAGACTGCAATGGTCTCAGTTCCTACTACTGTTGGAACTCCATCTAGTGATTCTACGCAAAGACAGCAGCAACAGGCACAACTAGCtgcaaaacgaaaatctaaTTCCCTTCCTAAGACTCCAGCCATGAATGGAGTTGGCTCTCCTGCTAGTGTTGGTACAACCAGTGTCCCACTGAATGCAAATAGCCCCTCAGTTGTGACATCGAGTTTGGTTGATCAAGGCCTTCAAAATATGCTTGAACGATTCTCTAAAATTGAAATGGTGACAATGAG GCATCAACTTAACTTTAAGAAGAACAGGGTCGAGGAttttcagatgaagaagcaaaaTGCATATGTAACAACACATATAGCACCACATATTGCCAATTCAACTAATAATGAGGGAGTGATAGATGATTCGATTTCTTTGTCGAAGTCACTTATAGGTGGGAGTATGAATGCATGTAAAATGAGAATAATAACTTTATGTGTGCCTGAGCGTGTAGTTCAAG GAAATCATGTTTCTCTAGTTCCAAGGTTGCGTACTAGGATGATAATATTTGAGAAATCTGATGGTACTGTGGCTTTGTATTACGGGGATGTTGAAGACGCTGATTACCTAGCTGCAGAGGATTATCTCCTCACTTTACCGAATACC CATTCTGCGGATTTGCTTGCTCAACAGTTCTGTTCACAG ATGATACGTGAAGGATATGTGAAGGAAGATGACCGGATCCAACTTAAACCAAACCTTGCTAACCTTCCATCGGGTAATCAATCTACTGCTCCTAATAATGCTGTAGTTGAAATGCAACAATATGGAGAATCCGTTCCTGGCCAGTCATCTAATGAAATTGCAAAACCAGTTTCTGGAAATAATGCATCCATAAACCTATCCCAGAATCTTGTAACAAACCCAAGGATGTTGCCACCTGGAAACCCCCAAGCCTTACAGATTTCTCAAGGACTTCTCTCTGGTGCTTCAATGTCTTCAAGACCACAGCAACTGGACTCACAACAAACTGTAcagcaacagcagcagcagatgcaacaaaatcaacacacactCATTCAACAGCAGAATTCCCAGTTCCAGAGATCTCCTATGATGCTTGGGACAAATCAGCTTTCACACTTAAATCCAGTCGGACAGAACTCCAACATGCCGTTAGGTAATCACATGCTCAACAAGTCTTCAGCTCTCCAGATTCAGATgttccaacaacaacaacagcagcagcagcagcagccaCAAATGCAAAGGAAAATGATGGTGGGACTTGGAACCAATGTGGGAATGGGTAACTTGAGAAACAACCTAGTTGGGCTTGCACCCATGGGCAATCCTATGGGGATGGGAGGTGCAAGGGGAGGAATAGGAGGAAGTGGAATCTCAGGTCCAATGACATCTATAGCGGGCATGGGAAATATGGGTCAGAACCCAATGAATCTTAGCCAGACTTCAAACATCACTAATTCCATAAGCCAACAATTCAGGTCTGGATCGCTGAATTCCACATCTGCTGAAATTTTATCCAAGCTTAGATTGGTACCGACTCGAAGTATGATGGGTTCCCCTCAGTCAAACTTAGCTGGCATCTCAGGTGCCAGACAAATGCACCCTGGTCCTGCCGGTCTTTCAATAATGGGTAGGACTAATGCAATGCAACGGCCGATGGGTCCACCAAAGATGATGGCCGGGATGAATCTTTATATGAatcagcagcagcagcagcaacatcaacaaccccaacaacatcaacaatcCCAACAACACCAACAGCAGTTACAACTTCAACAGCAattgcagcagcagcagcagcaagaAACAAGTTCACAATTGCAGGCAGTTGTTTCTCCCCCACAGGTGGGATCTCCATCAATGGGAGTTCCACCGTTGAACCAACAAACACAGCAGCAAGCAAGCCCTCAGCAAATCAGTCAACGTACTCCGATGAGTCCCCAAATAAGCTCAGGTGCAATTCATGCCATAAGTGCCGGTAATCCTGAAGCTTGTCCTGCCAGTCCACAGTTGAGCTCTCAGACCCTCGGCTCTGTTAGTAGTATAACAAACTCCCCCATGGATATGCAAGGTGTTAACAAGAGTAATTCTGTCAGTAATGCACAATGA
- the LOC106774088 gene encoding uncharacterized protein LOC106774088 isoform X3 — translation MGVSFKVSKTGTRFRPKSIPQPHEAASDNSKSQSGLVEAGENIAQIPQSSSSETLSLAEREASFTLNLFADGYSIGKPSENFQNDAANQTKYQDFPKLLHPYDRSSESLFLAIESGHLPGDILDDIPAKYVDGALICEVHDYRRCSFEKGSSVSGEGSPIVSKVCLKMSLENIVKDIPSITDKSWTYGDLMEVESKILKSLQPRLHLDPIPKLDRLCESPLPAKLNLPRKRLRNMPEFAVTSTNKIHGKKVCIDRVQEASISRLGDLGNTSSNAIVQQTHENPSMQNLTPNVAMGLRPKNFIPDSSIPNFPMMSHQQRYAMAVGTTRSLQEQGPVPSINSSGASPSAQDVMISYADHANSSASLHGKRDQDGQASPLPNIAKRMRPTAAVVEAMQHQQIGSHVESLQGTDMNWQNTLQQQALARGIQYGSGGIQKFPQQVFEGGVNQEMGAVSFSSGQQGMRLVAKEEQFEIDKVDSAETNRNRSEMEMETNILDPQQLRLQQRLPQHAFMRPNFPQAAWNLGQHIEKDTKKDDQHQKRKSVQSPRLSTGALPHSPLSSKSGEFSNGAMGPSFGPSSMAAVGTVQKDKTAMVSVPTTVGTPSSDSTQRQQQQAQLAAKRKSNSLPKTPAMNGVGSPASVGTTSVPLNANSPSVVTSSLVDQGLQNMLERFSKIEMVTMRHQLNFKKNRVEDFQMKKQNAYVTTHIAPHIANSTNNEGVIDDSISLSKSLIGGSMNACKMRIITLCVPERVVQGNHVSLVPRLRTRMIIFEKSDGTVALYYGDVEDADYLAAEDYLLTLPNTHSADLLAQQFCSQMIREGYVKEDDRIQLKPNLANLPSVSGNNASINLSQNLVTNPRMLPPGNPQALQISQGLLSGASMSSRPQQLDSQQTVQQQQQQMQQNQHTLIQQQNSQFQRSPMMLGTNQLSHLNPVGQNSNMPLGNHMLNKSSALQIQMFQQQQQQQQQQPQMQRKMMVGLGTNVGMGNLRNNLVGLAPMGNPMGMGGARGGIGGSGISGPMTSIAGMGNMGQNPMNLSQTSNITNSISQQFRSGSLNSTSAEILSKLRLVPTRSMMGSPQSNLAGISGARQMHPGPAGLSIMGRTNAMQRPMGPPKMMAGMNLYMNQQQQQQHQQPQQHQQSQQHQQQLQLQQQLQQQQQQETSSQLQAVVSPPQVGSPSMGVPPLNQQTQQQASPQQISQRTPMSPQISSGAIHAISAGNPEACPASPQLSSQTLGSVSSITNSPMDMQGVNKSNSVSNAQ, via the exons ATGGGGGTCTCCTTCAAGGTCTCCAAGACCGGCACTAGGTTTCGCCCCAAGTCAATTCCCCAACCGCACGAAGCCGCATCGGACAATTCCAAGTCCCAG AGTGGTCTTGTTGAGGCTGGTGAAAACATTGCTCAGATTCCACAGTCATCTTCATCTGAAACTCTTTCATTAGCAG agaggGAAGCTTCTTTCACATTGAACCTGTTTGCAGATGGTTATTCTATTGGGAAACCTTCAGAG AATTTTCAGAATGATGCagcaaatcaaacaaaatatcaagATTTTCCAAAGTTGTTACATCCCTATGATAGGTCATCTGAAAGTCTTTTCTTG GCCATTGAGTCAGGTCACTTGCCTGGGGATATTCTTGATGATATACCTGCCAAATATGTTGATGGAGCACTAATATGTGAG GTGCATGATTATCGAAGATGCTCTTTTGAAAAAGGGAGTAGTGTGTCTGGAGAAGGTTCTCCTATTGTTAGCAAAGTATGCCTCAAGATGTCCCTAGAAAATATTGTTAAGGACATTCCATCAATTACTGACAAGTCTTGGACATATGGTGATCTGATG GAAGTTGAATCAAAGATACTCAAATCATTACAACCAAGACTTCATCTAGACCCTATTCCAAAGTTAGATCGGCTGTGTGAAAGTCCACTTCCTGCAAAG CTCAATTTGCCAAGAAAGCGATTGAGGAATATGCCAGAGTTTGCTGTTACTTCTACCAATAAAATTCATGGGAAGAAAGTATGCATAGATAGAGTGCAAGAAGCTTCAATTAGCAGGTTAGGCGATTTGGGAAACACATCTTCCAATGCTATTGTACAGCAGACCCATGAAAATCCATCCATGCAAAATCTTACTCCGAATGTTGCCATGGGCTTGAGACCTAAGAATTTTATACCTGATTCTTCCATCCCTAACTTTCCGATGATGTCCCATCAACAAAGATATGCAATGGCAGTTGGAACTACAAGAAGTTTGCAGGAGCAGGGACCCGTTCCTTCTATTAATTCATCCGGGGCTTCTCCTTCTGCACAAGATGTCATGATTTCATATGCTGATCATGCAAACTCAAGTGCTTCTCTTCATGGAAAAAGGGATCAAGATGGACAAGCATCACCTTTACCTAATATTGCAAAAAGAATGAGGCCTACGGCTGCTGTTGTTGAAGCAATGCAGCATCAGCAAATAGGTTCACATGTTGAATCTCTTCAAGGAACAGATATGAATTGGCAGAATACATTGCAACAACAAGCTTTGGCCAGAGGTATTCAGTATGGAAGTGGTGGCATTCAGAAGTTTCCTCAGCAGGTTTTTGAAGGGGGGGTGAACCAGGAGATGGGGGCAGTTTCCTTTTCTTCTGGTCAGCAGGGCATGAGATTGGTTGCAAAGGAAGAACAGTTTGAAATTGACAAAGTAGATAGTGCAGAGACAAACCGCAATAGGAGTGAGATGGAAATGGAAACAAACATATTAGATCCACAACAGTTACGGCTTCAGCAACGATTGCCACAGCATGCATTCATGAGACCCAATTTTCCGCAGGCAGCCTGGAACCTGGGTCAGCATATAGAGAAAGACACAAAAAAAGACGATCAGCATCAGAAAAGGAAATCAGTTCAGAGTCCTCGGTTATCGACTGGGGCATTACCTCACTCCCCATTATCTTCAAAATCAGGTGAATTTTCCAATGGTGCAATGGGACCAAGTTTTGGACCATCTTCAATGGCTGCTGTGGGAACAGTACAGAAAGACAAGACTGCAATGGTCTCAGTTCCTACTACTGTTGGAACTCCATCTAGTGATTCTACGCAAAGACAGCAGCAACAGGCACAACTAGCtgcaaaacgaaaatctaaTTCCCTTCCTAAGACTCCAGCCATGAATGGAGTTGGCTCTCCTGCTAGTGTTGGTACAACCAGTGTCCCACTGAATGCAAATAGCCCCTCAGTTGTGACATCGAGTTTGGTTGATCAAGGCCTTCAAAATATGCTTGAACGATTCTCTAAAATTGAAATGGTGACAATGAG GCATCAACTTAACTTTAAGAAGAACAGGGTCGAGGAttttcagatgaagaagcaaaaTGCATATGTAACAACACATATAGCACCACATATTGCCAATTCAACTAATAATGAGGGAGTGATAGATGATTCGATTTCTTTGTCGAAGTCACTTATAGGTGGGAGTATGAATGCATGTAAAATGAGAATAATAACTTTATGTGTGCCTGAGCGTGTAGTTCAAG GAAATCATGTTTCTCTAGTTCCAAGGTTGCGTACTAGGATGATAATATTTGAGAAATCTGATGGTACTGTGGCTTTGTATTACGGGGATGTTGAAGACGCTGATTACCTAGCTGCAGAGGATTATCTCCTCACTTTACCGAATACC CATTCTGCGGATTTGCTTGCTCAACAGTTCTGTTCACAG ATGATACGTGAAGGATATGTGAAGGAAGATGACCGGATCCAACTTAAACCAAACCTTGCTAACCTTCCATCGG TTTCTGGAAATAATGCATCCATAAACCTATCCCAGAATCTTGTAACAAACCCAAGGATGTTGCCACCTGGAAACCCCCAAGCCTTACAGATTTCTCAAGGACTTCTCTCTGGTGCTTCAATGTCTTCAAGACCACAGCAACTGGACTCACAACAAACTGTAcagcaacagcagcagcagatgcaacaaaatcaacacacactCATTCAACAGCAGAATTCCCAGTTCCAGAGATCTCCTATGATGCTTGGGACAAATCAGCTTTCACACTTAAATCCAGTCGGACAGAACTCCAACATGCCGTTAGGTAATCACATGCTCAACAAGTCTTCAGCTCTCCAGATTCAGATgttccaacaacaacaacagcagcagcagcagcagccaCAAATGCAAAGGAAAATGATGGTGGGACTTGGAACCAATGTGGGAATGGGTAACTTGAGAAACAACCTAGTTGGGCTTGCACCCATGGGCAATCCTATGGGGATGGGAGGTGCAAGGGGAGGAATAGGAGGAAGTGGAATCTCAGGTCCAATGACATCTATAGCGGGCATGGGAAATATGGGTCAGAACCCAATGAATCTTAGCCAGACTTCAAACATCACTAATTCCATAAGCCAACAATTCAGGTCTGGATCGCTGAATTCCACATCTGCTGAAATTTTATCCAAGCTTAGATTGGTACCGACTCGAAGTATGATGGGTTCCCCTCAGTCAAACTTAGCTGGCATCTCAGGTGCCAGACAAATGCACCCTGGTCCTGCCGGTCTTTCAATAATGGGTAGGACTAATGCAATGCAACGGCCGATGGGTCCACCAAAGATGATGGCCGGGATGAATCTTTATATGAatcagcagcagcagcagcaacatcaacaaccccaacaacatcaacaatcCCAACAACACCAACAGCAGTTACAACTTCAACAGCAattgcagcagcagcagcagcaagaAACAAGTTCACAATTGCAGGCAGTTGTTTCTCCCCCACAGGTGGGATCTCCATCAATGGGAGTTCCACCGTTGAACCAACAAACACAGCAGCAAGCAAGCCCTCAGCAAATCAGTCAACGTACTCCGATGAGTCCCCAAATAAGCTCAGGTGCAATTCATGCCATAAGTGCCGGTAATCCTGAAGCTTGTCCTGCCAGTCCACAGTTGAGCTCTCAGACCCTCGGCTCTGTTAGTAGTATAACAAACTCCCCCATGGATATGCAAGGTGTTAACAAGAGTAATTCTGTCAGTAATGCACAATGA